Proteins encoded by one window of Thermoanaerobaculia bacterium:
- a CDS encoding NAD(P)-binding domain-containing protein, giving the protein MPNPVARYTRWLHTRWPAGTVEKLPEIGEGGETAVPGVRIAGDLTGIPLLKLSADGGARAARAVAAELAGPGEDPAVLDLAIVGGGVAGISAALEAKALGLRFSVFEASEPFSTVANFPKGKPIFTYPSGMSPAGRLRFREEVHPKEALLESLEAQRRGAGIDPVFSRIDRVERAGAVLRLHHADGRSPTAARRVIVAIGRSGSHRRLGVPGEDSGKVFNRLYDPKDFAGQDALVVGGGDSAVETAIALAASGARTTLACRGKDLVRPKPANVAALHALEHDPRAPVGVEHPSSERVTAATGAFDAVEHPPGRIAIALGTEVARIEPGRVVLREADGRERAVSNDVVFTMIGRRAPLDFFRRSGIRIRGEWTAGRAAAFAAFVAFCTFLFNWKAGGSLTRVFESRRWFPFDVRLAGSGDGAAPLATAVAISLREPGFYYSVAYCLAIVLFGVARIRRRRTPYVTRQTVALIAIQLVPLFLLPYVLLPWWGHAGAFDSGVGKTIADHLFPAVSSGQGREYWRAFGLILAWPLFVWNVFSPRPMSWWLAIAFLQTFVAIPLIVRRWGKGAYCGWICSCGALAETLGDRHRQKMPHGPLWNRVNMAGQAILAAALLLFAGRAVSWAAPGTRVGAAAARLYDGMLSGWAPLGIPLNYARLVDLFLAGIVGVGFYFWFSGRVWCRFACPLAALMHVYARFSRFRIFPEKAKCISCNVCTSVCHQGIDVMSFANQGVPMEDPQCVRCSACVQMCPTGVLSFGRVGAGGLPVLDRLPASPVRMTEADRTSIG; this is encoded by the coding sequence ATCGGCGAGGGGGGCGAGACGGCGGTCCCCGGCGTGCGCATCGCCGGCGACCTGACCGGGATCCCCCTCCTGAAACTTTCCGCCGACGGCGGCGCCCGGGCGGCCCGCGCCGTCGCCGCCGAGCTCGCCGGGCCGGGGGAAGACCCGGCCGTGCTCGATCTCGCGATCGTCGGAGGAGGAGTCGCCGGCATCTCCGCGGCGCTCGAGGCGAAAGCGCTCGGGCTCCGATTCTCGGTCTTCGAAGCGTCCGAGCCGTTCTCGACGGTCGCGAACTTCCCGAAGGGGAAGCCGATCTTCACGTACCCCTCCGGAATGAGCCCGGCAGGGAGGCTCCGATTCCGCGAGGAGGTCCACCCGAAGGAAGCGCTCCTCGAGAGCCTGGAAGCGCAGCGCCGCGGAGCCGGCATCGATCCGGTGTTCTCCCGGATCGACCGCGTCGAGCGCGCCGGTGCCGTCCTGCGGCTCCATCATGCCGACGGGCGGTCTCCCACGGCCGCACGACGCGTGATCGTCGCGATCGGCCGGAGCGGCAGCCATCGGCGCCTGGGCGTCCCCGGGGAGGACTCGGGGAAGGTGTTCAACCGGCTCTACGACCCGAAGGATTTCGCCGGGCAGGACGCGCTCGTCGTCGGCGGCGGGGACAGCGCGGTCGAGACGGCGATCGCGCTGGCGGCTTCCGGCGCGCGCACCACGCTCGCGTGCCGCGGGAAGGATCTCGTGCGGCCGAAGCCGGCCAACGTCGCGGCGCTCCACGCTCTCGAACACGACCCGCGCGCGCCGGTCGGCGTCGAGCATCCGAGCTCCGAAAGAGTCACCGCGGCCACCGGCGCCTTCGACGCCGTCGAGCATCCGCCGGGACGGATCGCGATCGCGCTCGGCACGGAGGTCGCGCGGATCGAACCCGGCCGGGTCGTGCTGCGCGAGGCGGACGGCCGGGAGCGCGCGGTCTCCAACGACGTGGTGTTCACGATGATCGGGCGCAGGGCTCCGCTCGATTTCTTCCGGCGGTCCGGGATCCGGATCCGGGGGGAATGGACCGCCGGACGGGCGGCGGCGTTCGCCGCGTTCGTCGCGTTCTGCACTTTCCTCTTCAACTGGAAGGCGGGCGGGTCCCTCACGCGCGTCTTCGAATCGCGCCGATGGTTCCCGTTCGACGTGCGCCTCGCCGGTTCGGGCGACGGCGCCGCGCCGCTCGCCACCGCGGTCGCGATCTCGCTTCGGGAGCCGGGTTTCTACTATTCCGTCGCGTATTGCCTTGCGATCGTCCTGTTCGGCGTCGCCCGGATCCGGCGCCGCCGAACCCCTTACGTGACGCGCCAGACGGTCGCGCTGATCGCGATCCAGCTCGTTCCGCTCTTCCTGCTTCCGTACGTCCTCCTCCCGTGGTGGGGGCACGCGGGCGCCTTCGATTCGGGCGTCGGGAAGACGATCGCCGATCACCTGTTCCCGGCCGTCTCGTCCGGACAGGGGCGGGAATACTGGCGCGCGTTCGGGCTGATCCTCGCCTGGCCGCTCTTCGTCTGGAACGTCTTCTCGCCGCGCCCGATGAGCTGGTGGCTCGCGATCGCATTCCTGCAGACGTTCGTCGCGATCCCGCTGATCGTTCGCCGGTGGGGAAAGGGCGCCTACTGCGGGTGGATCTGCTCGTGCGGCGCGCTCGCCGAGACGCTCGGCGACAGGCACCGGCAGAAGATGCCGCACGGGCCGCTCTGGAACCGGGTCAACATGGCGGGGCAGGCGATCCTGGCGGCCGCACTCCTGCTCTTCGCGGGGCGCGCCGTTTCCTGGGCGGCGCCCGGGACCCGCGTGGGCGCGGCCGCCGCGCGCCTCTACGACGGAATGCTCTCGGGATGGGCGCCGCTCGGGATTCCGTTGAACTATGCGCGCCTCGTCGATCTCTTCCTGGCGGGAATCGTCGGAGTCGGATTCTATTTCTGGTTCTCCGGACGCGTGTGGTGCCGGTTCGCCTGTCCCCTCGCGGCGCTCATGCACGTGTACGCGCGGTTCTCGCGCTTCCGGATCTTTCCCGAGAAGGCGAAATGCATTTCCTGCAACGTCTGCACCTCCGTGTGCCACCAGGGCATCGACGTCATGAGCTTCGCCAATCAGGGCGTCCCGATGGAAGATCCCCAGTGCGTGCGCTGCTCCGCGTGCGTCCAGATGTGCCCGACGGGAGTGTTGTCGTTCGGGCGCGTCGGCGCGGGCGGGCTCCCGGTGCTCGATCGCCTTCCCGCGTCGCCCGTCCGGATGACGGAGGCGGATCGGACCTCGATCGGCTGA